One genomic window of Candidatus Poribacteria bacterium includes the following:
- a CDS encoding DUF4277 domain-containing protein translates to MSQQRYSTQRIDHLGIVAGICKEIDLSGQIDEMIGPTCRKVTVGEATEGMILNALGFVGRALYLSPEFV, encoded by the coding sequence ATGTCTCAGCAGAGATACTCAACCCAGAGAATAGATCACCTGGGAATAGTTGCAGGGATATGTAAGGAGATAGATCTATCAGGACAGATAGATGAGATGATAGGCCCAACATGCAGGAAAGTGACAGTAGGAGAGGCAACAGAGGGGATGATCCTAAACGCCTTAGGGTTTGTGGGCAGAGCACTGTATCTGAGCCCTGAGTTTGTATAG
- a CDS encoding DUF1847 domain-containing protein, whose translation MAEVNCVFCEVQACTEDIQKTPSFCPRRSAGEALKKAEEIRNTDPEVRRIATVAKSVETEGYRIWPRVRELIEFSKRMGLKKLGVAFCIGLKEETRQLVKILKSHGFEVSSVACTVNGGCNPVGQALTLNQQGTELNVIMGLCMGHDILFTKFSEAPVTTLVVKDRAMCHNPAAPLVNRYWRDTFLKS comes from the coding sequence ATGGCTGAGGTAAACTGCGTGTTTTGCGAGGTACAGGCCTGTACGGAGGATATCCAAAAGACGCCCAGCTTCTGCCCGCGTAGAAGCGCAGGGGAAGCCTTGAAAAAGGCCGAGGAGATACGAAATACGGACCCTGAGGTGAGAAGGATCGCCACCGTCGCTAAATCCGTGGAGACGGAGGGCTATAGGATCTGGCCGAGGGTGCGTGAGTTGATAGAGTTCTCGAAGAGGATGGGGTTGAAAAAGCTGGGCGTAGCCTTCTGTATAGGGTTAAAGGAGGAGACAAGACAACTGGTCAAGATACTGAAAAGCCACGGGTTTGAGGTATCATCCGTGGCATGCACGGTCAACGGCGGCTGTAACCCCGTCGGACAGGCCCTGACGCTGAATCAGCAGGGGACAGAGCTGAACGTTATCATGGGCCTCTGCATGGGACACGACATACTGTTTACGAAGTTCTCCGAAGCACCCGTTACCACGCTCGTCGTGAAGGACAGAGCCATGTGTCATAACCCTGCCGCACCACTGGTCAATCGTTACTGGCGTGATACCTTCTTGAAGTCCTAG
- a CDS encoding methylenetetrahydrofolate reductase, giving the protein MKAGTNLEKVLESGAFAVTAEVGPPQGAAPDEIRNKGETLKPYCDAMNVTDNQSAVVRMSSWSSCIILKEMGIDPVMQIVVRDRNRLAIQSDVLGAVALGIRNFLCLSGDHPSLGNHPEAKGVYDLDSIQLIQTLKGMRDEGKFQCGEEISGEVLAFIGAAANPFAAPFELRPHRLAKKVKAGADFIQTQMIFNVPRFKEFMKQVRDMGLHEKVYILAGVGPIRSLGAAKYMATKVPGMDVPEEIIERIRKTPRKNRAKEGIRICVEIIQQIREIEGVSGVHIMAIEWEGAVPEIVERAGLMPRP; this is encoded by the coding sequence ATGAAAGCGGGAACTAATCTGGAGAAAGTCCTGGAAAGCGGCGCCTTCGCCGTCACCGCTGAGGTCGGTCCACCTCAAGGGGCTGCTCCCGACGAGATCAGGAACAAGGGCGAAACGCTCAAGCCTTACTGCGACGCCATGAACGTCACCGATAATCAGTCGGCTGTGGTGAGGATGTCGAGCTGGTCGAGCTGCATTATATTGAAGGAGATGGGGATCGATCCGGTGATGCAGATCGTCGTCAGGGATAGAAACCGTCTAGCCATCCAAAGCGATGTCCTAGGCGCTGTAGCCTTAGGAATTCGAAATTTCCTGTGCCTATCAGGGGATCATCCGAGCCTCGGCAATCATCCTGAGGCCAAAGGCGTATACGATCTCGATTCCATCCAGCTGATTCAAACGTTGAAGGGCATGCGGGACGAGGGGAAATTCCAATGCGGTGAGGAGATATCCGGCGAGGTGTTGGCCTTTATAGGAGCCGCTGCCAACCCCTTCGCAGCTCCATTCGAGCTTCGACCCCATCGATTGGCGAAGAAGGTGAAGGCCGGAGCCGATTTCATCCAGACCCAGATGATCTTCAACGTGCCGAGATTTAAGGAGTTCATGAAGCAGGTGAGGGATATGGGCCTTCATGAGAAGGTCTATATCTTGGCCGGTGTGGGGCCGATCAGATCCCTGGGAGCGGCTAAGTATATGGCCACCAAGGTGCCGGGGATGGATGTGCCGGAGGAGATCATAGAGCGCATCCGTAAGACGCCGAGGAAGAACAGAGCGAAAGAGGGAATCAGGATCTGCGTCGAGATCATCCAGCAGATCAGGGAGATAGAGGGCGTTTCCGGCGTGCATATCATGGCGATCGAATGGGAGGGAGCCGTGCCGGAGATAGTCGAAAGGGCAGGTCTTATGCCGCGACCTTAG
- a CDS encoding methylenetetrahydrofolate reductase C-terminal domain-containing protein, with protein MNAQEQKPFEEILEYLEGKKRIVLMGCGGCATIFHTGGVKEVNEMAERLEKEGKEIVGKIALPFAVFACYLPMSSMFLREHREEIEQCDAMLMQCCGDGAQAVRGYLEEEMGIVKPVYPSVNALGFSSGGPAVFKEECQACGACELGKTAGICPLVQCPKGLLNGPCGGTTKDGKCEVDPTRDCAWVMIYRRLEKLGELDKFSKINEPHDWSKAVRPRRLEVEPIDLMEKLKETKKVIESLGL; from the coding sequence ATGAACGCACAGGAACAGAAACCCTTCGAGGAAATCCTGGAGTACCTTGAGGGCAAGAAAAGGATAGTCCTTATGGGCTGTGGAGGATGCGCTACGATCTTCCACACCGGCGGCGTGAAAGAGGTAAACGAGATGGCGGAGAGGCTGGAGAAGGAAGGCAAGGAGATCGTAGGTAAAATCGCTTTGCCTTTCGCCGTGTTCGCCTGTTATCTCCCGATGTCCTCGATGTTCCTGAGAGAACACAGGGAGGAGATAGAGCAATGTGACGCCATGTTAATGCAGTGTTGCGGCGATGGGGCACAGGCGGTGAGGGGATATCTGGAGGAGGAGATGGGTATCGTAAAACCTGTATATCCCTCCGTCAACGCCTTGGGTTTTTCCAGCGGAGGCCCCGCCGTCTTCAAGGAGGAGTGCCAGGCGTGCGGCGCATGCGAGCTGGGCAAAACCGCCGGCATCTGTCCGCTGGTGCAATGTCCCAAGGGGTTGTTGAACGGACCCTGCGGGGGGACAACTAAAGATGGCAAATGCGAGGTAGATCCCACACGCGATTGCGCCTGGGTTATGATCTACAGGAGGCTGGAAAAGCTCGGCGAGCTCGATAAGTTCTCAAAGATAAACGAACCTCACGATTGGAGCAAGGCTGTGAGGCCGCGCAGGTTGGAGGTCGAGCCCATCGACCTTATGGAGAAGCTGAAGGAGACGAAGAAGGTCATAGAGAGCTTAGGGTTGTAG